TAATCAGCTTCAATCATCCCAGGAGGAACCCCCCGTCCACCATTAACAGGTCCAGACCCGAGTCCAGGCGGAGGTCCAGGTCCAGGCGCATGCATACTTGCCCACCGCGGCGGCTGAAAGTCCCCAACAGAAGCGAATCGTGGCCGCCCATATGTCGTGCTCCCGCTCGGGTTCGGGGTCAGACTGCCGCCGCGATAACTACTCCGTCTTGGATCGTCCATGACATTTGCGTCGAGCTCGGATTGCGGGTGCACCATGTACCCAGGGCTACCTACATTGACGAATCGCGGATGACCGGGGTGTACAGGATGAGCGTGTCCATAGACTGGGCTTGTTGGGACGGTGGAGGACCCTCCGTATACGGGATCGCGATATCCCGAATggccaggaccaggatcAGGCACTGGCGTTCGCGACTGGCGCACTTCGTCGATGTATCCACGGGGCTGTCGCGGCCCGCGCCCACTATCGGAGTCGTACATCCTGTTGGAGCCGGAGTTGTATGCGTCGCGGTAGGCATAACGTCTCTGGGGCTCGGGTGAGGCCTCCCGCGGTCTGCGCGAGTATGCTTCGTGCGAGTGCCGACGGGTGTTTGGCGCGTATGGCGGGGAGAGGTTCCGGTGGTAATCGTGTCGTggggaaggcgaagctgGTTCTCCTGTTGCGGTGCCGGAATCTTCTGATGATGCATCTGAAGAACTATGCCCATGGATTTGATCAGGGCTAACGGGGCGAGAGTAGGTCTTGCGTTCGCGGCCCCGGCTTTTTGACGATGCATGCTTTGGCCATgctggaggcgatggagcGCGAGGCGAACCGTAGCCGTTCGGTGCGAATTCGGCCGAGCGACGAGGCTGGCTGGCCTGTGGCTTGTGCAGATTGCTCGGAGGGACTTCAGCACTCTGGCGTCTCTGATGGCGACGGGACGTTTGTGGGTCGGCGGGGACTGAGTAACGGTAACTAGACGAGGACGATCTCGGGTGGTGGCTCTGAACGAACTCCTCTTCCTTACTTGACGTTGGGCTCTCCTTTGGACTGCTGAATTGGTTCTGGTATGTACCGAATGTTGAAGGAGGCGAGTAAATACGCTTCTTTTTCCAGTAGTCGAACTCGAACTTCTGGCTGACAGTCTCGTGCCACTGGATCATCTCTGGGTCTGGTTCTGCGGGGAATGCCTCGCGGGGAATCGACTTAGGAAACACGGTTCCATTAGGGCTGAAGATGTCCCACCGTTCAACGGCATTCTGGAGATAGGAAACATGCTCGTCGGGGTCTAACAAGATCTGGATCGTCTGCCATCGCACGAAACCGTGAGGCTGCAGGGCGGGGATCGAGGGAGGCTTGTACGGATCGGCGGTGGGCTGTATGCTGTGGAAGCAACCGAGGCGCTGGTAAATGAAGGAGAGGGCGGAGGGCTTGGTATCAAGGAACAGGACATCGTAGTTGCCGCCAACTTTTCGGTAGAACGCAGCCAGGCGCTCTGGGGTGAGATCGGGGATCGCATAGTTGTCAAACGAGGTCTACCCAGAGCAATTGGGTAAGCGCCGTGCTCAATGGCTTTCTAACATCTCCGGCCGGTTCGTTCCAACTTACTATCACCTGGGCAATTCCCAAACACAACTGTTCAAGCAGAGGAGAAGGACTCTTGTCGGGATTGATTAACGCGCCCCAAAACTCCGCCTCATGATCGTAGGCgaaggaggccatggtcggaCAATATTCAAGATACAGCGCAGGCATCTGACAGCAGCGAGGACTGTCGTTGCATTGGGTTTTGTAGAAGGCCAGGCCAGGAGAGAAACGAGAGGAGCAAAAGAGGTGAAAGAAGTGAAAACAGACCAATCTCACCCAAAGCAATGATAAACAGGCGAGGTTGTCTTCTGGCAGGCATCATTGTCTGGCGGTCAGGCACCCATcgtggctgctgctgctccacTGCGGGGGAGCCCAACTCGACAACTCAAGCCTCGCGCTGCAACAAAAAGCATAAGGCCGGACAATGGCCTGTCTGCTGGTCGCATGATTGGGAGCAAAAGGAGCCCAAGATGCACGCGCTTCATGCACGCCGCCCTTTTGGTTTTTTGTGGCCATTAAGAACCTGTTCGAGAACCAGACAGCCTTCGGTTGCATGGAGACTGCAAGTTTATCAGGACCTCGGCCTTGACTGAGATTCACAATTGGTGGGATCTATGTATTCAAATGATAAATGCTAACTACAAGTCTACTACACACTTGCCCGTCCGCGGGACTCGTATGGAACCAAAGGTACCAACCCACCAGCTACCAAGAATATCACACCGCTCACATAAACCGGCGCTGTGCTCTTCAAATCCGTACCCATCGCTACCAAAGGTGCCAGAATGCCGCCCAACCGATTTGCAGCACTGACAATGGCATTGCCCGTTCCGCGATTTCTAGACTCGAAGATTTCCGGCGTGTAAGCGTACAGCACGGCATAGACAAGACTGCTGCTAAAGCCGTACGCGCAATTCCAGCCCAATAAGGTGGACGATGTCGTGGCGGTTGTGGatgcgaggaggaagactcCTGTCATTATCGTCGCAAGGGTCAGCGTACCTTTGCGCCCCAATGAGCGCATCTCCACCATCACGCCACCGGCAAGGCTACCAGGGATTGATGCGACGGCAATAATCAGTGAATTGCGATATGTCAAGTATGTGGAGCCATCTCCGAATTCTATCCCACGCTCCTGCTGCAGGTACGGTAAGAAGGCGTTATATAAAGGAAAGGCGATGCCAATCAAACCCCAGATACAGACTAGGAGAGTCGTCGCCAAAGCGCGGCGCCGAGTGGAGAATAGAGACTGAAGCTGCGTGAGCGTGAAAGGCTCTAACAAAAGTTTCAGCCGGTCACGCAAGGTCAATCCCCGACGGTGGTAGTAGTGTTCCCgtcttccatctccattTTCGCCAATCGAGCAGTCTTGCAGTTCGTCGGTGGTCAGGTTGCAGCTCTTTCCGTTGCGTTTAGCAACCTCATGGACAACAGCAACGGCGTCGTAGTGTTCTCCTTTCCCCATGAGGAATTTAGGGGACTCTAGAAGAGTGAAAAAGAAGTAGCGGGTGACGCTCATCAACAGAGCCAGTCCTCCCATAGTGGCGATAAAGTATCGCCAACCCACGTTTTCGGATCTAGTACATCCATCGGCAGAGGGGCAAGTATACCTACCCACTAGCATCCATGCGACGATATTCGCCAGGAACTGCGCTAGGGCCCAGTTGATTGACAGGATAGTGAGTAAATATTGGTGTGATCCGGGAAGAAATTCGAGAAAGATGGCCGAGTCCACAGGAAGATTTCCACCAACACCTATGGACCAGAGTGCCGCCAAAATACAAACGGCAGTAAACCCTGGAGACGCGGCGGCCGCCAAGCTGAATACGGCCGTAATTCCAATTGTCATGTTGAAGGCCATCCGTCGGCCAAAGATATCGCAGCCGAATCCCCAAAACAGTGCACCAAGCAGGAGGCCTAGATTTTGTGCCAAAAGCAAGAGAGGTGGTTGGGAAACGCGAAATTCGTAGGTAACGGGAAGAAGTATCAGGGATGTAACAATAGGCCATAGATTATCGCAAGCCCACCCAAACCCGACAACCCCGAATAGCTGCCATTGATACCGTCCCATGCCGATATCCTGGATGGCACGATTTAGCACATTGGCATTGAGCTTGTAAGCGGACGAAGCATCGAGGTCTGCGGAGCGGTTCAAAGGCACGGTTTCGGACACAGGCGCGAGATTGGGACTGGAGGGCTCGGATTCAGTGTTAAGAGACATTTTAATGTATATATGATTCTAGAAGCTTGAAAAGATCTATCACGAAGGGAACGTTGGGGATGAAGATAAGGATGTCGACGTGGCCGGAGGCTTATGGGTTGGGTTCAatgtcgaggaagaggaacatCGTAGCTTCCTAAATGACGGCCACTATTAGCTTTAAGATGTGTAGCATTTAAATGTGGCACGGTCCAAAGATGATTTTAGGAGCGTTGTATTCATAAACAAAAGTAGGATTGTCCAAGTCAAAGCTCGCAAACAAAAATGCGGTCTACCTCGTATTCAACCCAGAGACAGTAGCGATTGCTCAGTGAGCACGGCAACGATGTTTATGATGGGAGTGCCCATGTGGTTCTGTAAGGGGTTGCGAGTCGCCATCcaaggaagagggagaggaaggaaggggaggaatCGAGCTGGTCACGTCGCTGACAACACGCGTTGGGTTGGCGGTGGATGACAAAGACAAGCTGACCGACCCAGTCGCAGCCGGAGTGGCTCTTGCACGGTCGCTCACAGCAGGGGTCGACGATCCTGCAGACGCTGCAGCTCCCGCGAGGGCACTGTAGGGGGTAGCTCCTGGATAGAAGGAGGTTGGGATGGTGGGAATGGGGATTTCGCTGTCGGTGCCAAACGCTGAGTCGAGATCGTTCGGCATGCGGGGTGCGGGGTAGCCAGACGGCGCGGTGGAGGCGGTCTGTGTTGTTGTGTATCCAGACGAGCCATCGCCTTCTTGCAGACAGAATCCCTCGCCGAACGCGTTTTCGCAGCGGTACGTTTGTTCATCTCCGGACTCGGTCCACATCGCAAAGTCCTCGATCGTCACCTCCGTACACGGTGCCCCGGACGCGCAGACCACCTTGATCGGGCCTCGTTGTGCTCCGTCTGCTGCGGTGCCCTTCCAGTTGCGAACCGTCACGTTGTTCAGATCGACTCCATCCCCGTCTATGGCACTCATGCTGCTCCATTCGGCATCAATGTCCAGCGAGTACGCGTTTCCGTGGCCTGAATCGTCAGCATTGCACGACTGTACCGGCGGGGGAACATACCGATGAAGTTCTCCAGCACGAGGTTGGACACGGTTCCGCTGCCTCCGTTGCTCTTGACCATATACATCTGGTTCGATTTCCAGGTGTAAACGTTACGGTAGACAATGTCGGAGATGTCGGTGTCAGTTCCTAAGGAGCCCATTCCGCAGCCTCCACTCCAGTTACAGTAAATGCTCTCAATGAGGATGTTTTTGGCCGGGCTCTGCGTACTATTAGGACTGATATTATAAGCAGTCAATCTGGCATACCTTGACAGTGACGCATTCGTCCTTGTTTGTGACCTCGACATCGTGGATCCACACGTTCTCACTCCAGACatcaatcccatccagccctCCTGAATCGCCGCCACGGATCGCCATGTTGTATACCTCGCCGTTCGAGCAGGTATCCAGTGATAAGTGGAACACAGGAGCATCCACAAGAGCCACATCGTGCACGGAGAAGTCAGACACGTCGTAAAGCCTCAGAATCCGAGGGCCATCCGAGGAACCTTCGGCATGGAACTCATACCCGTACCCCTGGATTGCACCCTTGGAAGTACTGCTGAAGAGCTCGAAATCGGAGGAGTGCTCAATCATAATCATGTTACCACCGTCGGACCCGGTTCGGTAAATGATTCCGTCAAGCTGGATAGCACAGGCCTTACAACCGGATAGCTTGACCCATGTCGAAATCGCGTAGTCGCCTGGGGGAATGTAGACAACACCGCCAGAGGAGCACTCATCCCAGGCAGAGGAGAGCGCAGGCCCAATGTCCGTGGACTTGTCGGCTATTGCGCCGTAATCCTTAACATTGCAAGTCTTGGTCTGACTCTTGTCGCTGGAAGTTGTAAGAGGCCCAACGCTACCAGAGAGCTGGGCTTTTACAAGCAAAGGGGccaaaaagagaaaaaggcgACCGACGTGCATTGTGACGATAATGTTTGATATTGACTGCTTGGACAACGTCAGAGCACGCGTTCTACATGCAACCTTTTCATTCTTATATGCAGAGACCCGGCCTGGCCCTTTCCTTGATATAGCAGAGATTACCAAGGACGATTGTTTGAGATTGAAAGCCCTCGTCTCATCGCTTctgagaagaaggcgccCGTTTCCACAGAGTGGGGACAAGCTTCTCTAAAGCTTGACAGCTGGAGCACAATCCATCAAGTCTGACAGCGATATTATTGGCTTGTGCATTTTTTCTGAAGCCGTCGGCGCCGCAGTTTTCACAGGTGGATATGGGCTCCACCGCGTGCTGAGGAAGGTCTGCGTCTCCGGTCCTCTTCCGAGACGAAGCCGCTGTCAACTTGGAACTTGACTGTGTCAGTCTTTGATAAACGTTTAACCGAGTTGGGGAGTTTCATGGGCTAAGGCGAAACGCAGGTACGCTGACCAGGCGCTCGTTGGGTTGTTTTGCCTATATTACGCTTAATTAGCAAGCAACCCGCGCCATTCTAGACTGGGGACGCGGCTAAAGATACTGGCAAAGTAATACGATCAACTGCCGGACGAAGCCGGTCATGAAACGGTCTAGATAATCTTATCTTTAGAGGATTCGTGAAGTGTGAACTGTATTGTCGCGTCTCCTCCGCTGCGTGGCGCCGATAATATTCTTTTCGACCAAATAATTCAAGAAACGGGCGATGAAATCCAGTCACTGCGAGGAACAGAAAATATAAATACCACTCGGGCCTTATCATACTGAATAATTCAGATAACTTTGGCTAGTGCAAAATGTTGACATCGCGGATCTACAGATACTTAGGGCTCCAGTTCCAGCTGTTCATTTGAGCTATCTAATTCGGACCAGCCAGCCGGGGAACAATTAAGCTTCGAGTTTTGAACATGGGTCTTTCACGCCTTGTACAAATATATCGGCTAATGCACTCCGGAGGTGATGAAAacatcttctgcttcttgacTTGCACTGTTTCGATGCTGTTCTCACGGCACGCAATCTGTGGTGGATCCCGAAGAGTAGCCGGCGGGTCGCTGTCAAATTTTCATCAAACCAGACTTGAGTCACAATATCAACATTTCAGCGCTATGCAAGtgatgctgatatccatTGGTTTATCCCGGGTTGGGTTCTTATCCCCTGTGTTGGTAAATTGAAGGGTGAAGTCAAGTTGCCTCGACTGAACACGACGGAAGGCACATAGTTCATGAATTGGCCCAACATATCCCTAACAAGCCATGGCAGCTGAAGGTCCTGACCTCGATCCCATACCACCGGAGATCACCAAGAATGATGTGggatggaggagggtggtgCGCAATTTTACACCTTCGTATGTTCATGACATGCCGCACCTATGCAAACCAAACTAACAAGATCAGATGGTTCTCCGTCACCATGGGCACCGGTATCGTGTCAATGCTTCTCTACATGCTACCATATAATGGGAGATGGCTGCATTGGGTATCCGCCGTTGTCTTTGCCTTGAATGTCTTACTCTTTGTTGTGGCCTGCATTATCTCGGCCCTTCGCTATGCGCTATACCCGGAAATATTCTGGGCAATGATCTCGCACCCAGTGCAGTCCATGTTTATCGGAACAGTACCAATGGGGTTTGCGACTATCGTCAACATGTTTTGCTTTATTTGCGTTCCCGCCTGGGGTTCATGGGCGCAGACATTCGCGTGGACGATCTGGATTATTGACGCCGTTGTCTCTGTGGTAACTGCTCTATCGTTACCATTTGCGCTGTATGACACGCCGTATCAACAGTTTAGGTAACACAGCTAATACATTAACAGAATGTCCAGAAAAGATGAAACACAGCTCTCGTCGATGACAGCAGTGTGGTTGCTTCCTATCGTCAGCTGCCCGGTCGCCGCCTCGTCGGGAGCAATAGTGGCTGATATCCTACCAAATCCACAACATGCCCTCTGGACTGTGATAGCAAGCTACGTGCTTTGGGGTATCGGACTGCCCCTAGCATTAATGGTCATGGTAATATATCTGCAGCGCTTAACGCTACACAAGATTCCTCCCAAGGCCATGATCGTTAGTGTTTTTCTCCCTCTAGGACCATTCGGATCGGGGGGATACGCGTATGTAAACCCTTTCTTTCCGTATGAATTAGGAAACCCGATTTACAATTCCCAGGGCGATGAAGCTTGGAAAAGCCGCACAGACGATCTTCCCCCAGACTCAGACGCTCGAGGAGCTATCCGGGCCAACGTTCCATGCGATGGGTTTCCTGGTCGGGCTCATTTTGTGGGCTTTTGGTTTGGTGTGGCTCTTCTTTGCGTCCGCTTCTATTGCACGATGCAAGACGTTCCCATTCAATATTGGATGGTGGGGGTTCACTTTTCCCATTGGGGCGTATGCTTCATGTACTTGCCAGATCGGAGCGGAGCTTCCATCAGCGTTCTTTCGGGTTTTAGGGACAGCAAGTCATCTTTTCCCTGCTGCTTTCTAAGGGCAACCTTTTTCTAACATTGAGTAGATCATGTCGATTTGCGTAGTTTTGTTATGGATCGTGGTCAGTGCAGGGACTTTGAAGGGGGTGATATCCGGTCAGATGTTCCATGCACCATGTTTAGCGGAGTTAAGGCCCAAGGAGGATGAAAAAGATGTTGGCAAAGTGGCATAGCCATTACCCAGCGTatggaaatatatatcggGCGTCTTAGCGAGAATTAACTACCCGACTGCTTGGGACGGCTTAATATACGAGAGTTAATCCACTAATGTAAGTTTAGGCCAGGAATGTTGGGTGGGTTCGTGGTCGGGCTATATAACGGGCCTGCcgagatatctaatataagGATGGATACTTTGTATAAATATCTGGGgtaatatagttaactaattTAACATTAGCTCAAGCTTCCACACGTTATTAGATAAGTTGTAGCACCATATGGCACCGACCCATGGATGCCTGCCGGCCTGGTTGCGTGCCCAACGAGGATGGCCTGTGAGTGGCCAGCTGAGGGATTCTCACGTGATGCGGAGAGTCCCAGCAAAATCGAAAATCAAAATTCAGAAAATTCAAAatccaaaaagaaaataataaaataaaataaaaaaaagaacggCGCCCATCGAAACGCGACCGCAATCCATCACCTCACCTCGGCCGACCCCAGCTTTCCAGATCCCAGAAACGCCCTGGGATCTTTTTCTCGACGACTGTCCAGCTGTCTGGCAGCCCCTTCTTGCGCTTCCCATTGCCGGTCGGGGGCGAGCTGAGATTTCTCGCTCAGTCTCCCCATTTTGTGCCACCTGGCCTCTTCCGGTTGCCGTAGCActtgctgcctgaggccgtGACAGTGGTCACGGGACCCTCTCCGCACGGCGCCCGCTCATTCGCTGATCCGGCGCTGACTGGCCGAGCGACTCCACGTTTGACTTTCTCCAGTTGTTGCCGGCCAACACGGCAATTGTCGCCCAGAAACGCGTTCTCTCTGCGCGTCTTTGCGGCGGCGCTTTTCCATCCTGAATACTGATTCTCCTGCgactactgctgctgctggtggagcTGGGGGAGCGTTGACTTGGCCGATTAATTGTCCTGCACTAACCTGCGCCGTTAATCGTGTCCTCGCCACGCCCAATTGCATGTCTGGTCTAAACGTGGCCCGACTCTGACCATCAATGAAAGTCGGCGTACCTGTCAGGGTACCTTCTTCAAAATGATGGGATATGGGGGCCATAATTactaccagcaacagcaatccCAGCAAAATGCTCacccacagcagcagcacatGCAGTCGCCGGCCATTGGCGCGGCCGCCGCCCAGCGGCAGAACGCCAATGCGTTTGGCAGTAACAGTTCTCTGTTTCGGCCGCAACAGCAAGCCGATATAACGGCTGTCTCGCCCAGTCTCCGCAACATGACCACCACGACGTCGCAATCGTTAGGTGGTTTACCAGCGGGGACGAGCTTCAGCTCGTTCTCTGGGCAGTTTCAGCAGCCCGCGAGTACATCGGACTTGCTGTCCAGGAGCACGGACCCGATTGGGCAGCTGAAAAGCCCATatctctcttcttcgctgcaggGTCTGCAGAGGAACGTGAACCCGGTAGCTAACTACCGGCATGTTCCATTGAACTCACAAACCGCTCTATCGCCGCATACGCAGGCGATGAGTACATCTTCTCCACAGCAGTCGCTGGATCGGTTGCAACCGCAGCACCTCCAACATCGGCAATCACCACATACACACCctacagcatcaacatcaacgccTACCTCTGCTGCCTCGCCAATGCTCTCGACTAActctcaacagcaacagcaacatcagcAGCAATatacgcagcagcagtatcagcaatcttctccatatcaacagcagcagtcGACGCAGTACCAGCAACAGGCACAGCCACAATCGCTTTCTCAGTATCAACAGTCTCAAAAGACCCAGCAGCCTACGCAGTATCAGCAACAggcgcagccgcagcagcaatcACAGTATCGGCAGAATCAACAGGCTCAGTATCAAACACAGTCTCAGAATTCCCCGTATCTGTCTCAGCCTCAGTATCCGCAGTATTCACAAGCGCAGCAGCCACCGTATCAGCAACAGCTACATGGctatcaacaacaacagcagcaagcgcAGCACGCACAGCAACAGGTACAGAAACCAGCCTCGCAGGTACCGCAGTCGAGTCAGCAAGTTCAGCAGAGCTATCAGCCGCAGGCGCAAAAGCCGCCGACGCAGCAAGTACCACAGATAAGCCAACAGAGccatcagcaacaacaagcaCAGAAATCGGCGCAAGTACCACAGCCAAACCAGCAGGTTCAACAGAGCtaccaacagcaacaagctcaagctccaaAGCCAGCTCAGCAGGTACCGCAGTTCAGTCACCAGAGCTATCAGCAGTCAAAGCCGGCCCAGCAGGTATCCCAATCGAGCCAACCGGCTCAGCAAAGCTACCAGCAACCGCAAGCGCAGAGACCAGCCCAACAGGTGCCACAGCTGAGTCAATCAGGCTATCAGCAGCAACACGTACAGAAATCGGGCCAGGCATCACAGTCGAGCCCGCAGGTACACCAGAGCTATCAACAGCAGGCATCAAAGCCTGCTCAGCATGTAGCGCACACTCAGCAGCCCCAACATCAAGTGCAAAACCACgcccaacaagcccagaaGTTCCCTCAATCTTCCCAAGCTTCTCCGATCCAGCTTCCGCAGGCGTCACAACCTTTGCAGGCATCTCAATCATCTCAAGCGCATGCCCGGCAACAGGCGCAACAAGCACAGGCTTCTCAAGGATCAAGTACTCATCAGATGCAAGCGCAGCACTCTCAGCAAGCACATCGAACGACTCAACAGCCCCAGAAGGCCCAAAAAGCtcagcagagccagaaggcACAGCAGACTCAACCAAGTCAACCAAATCTGTCAAATCAACAGCCTTACCAACAAATTTACGCTCAACAAGCTCAACAAGCTCAGCAAGCCCAACGGTCGCCTTACCAGGCACAGATGCAAAACCCCCAGTTCCAATATGCATACCAACGCCAATACCCCCAGGGACAATACCAGTTGCAGTCGCCGCAAATGAATACTTCGCAGActccccaacaacaccagTACCATTTGCAAGCACAGTCTCATAGCTCTCAATCTCCCCAGCAATCATTACTGCAGAAGCCGCAACAGCAAACACCTCAGATGTCGCCACAGGGCACGCCACAGTtgcagcaacaacaggcaCAGCGACCA
The nucleotide sequence above comes from Aspergillus puulaauensis MK2 DNA, chromosome 3, nearly complete sequence. Encoded proteins:
- the rhgB gene encoding putative extracellular rhamnogalacturonase (CAZy:GH28;~COG:G;~EggNog:ENOG410PHHF;~InterPro:IPR000743,IPR012334,IPR011050,IPR024535;~PFAM:PF00295;~SECRETED:SignalP(1-17);~go_function: GO:0004650 - polygalacturonase activity [Evidence IEA];~go_process: GO:0005975 - carbohydrate metabolic process [Evidence IEA]), with amino-acid sequence MHVGRLFLFLAPLLVKAQLSGSVGPLTTSSDKSQTKTCNVKDYGAIADKSTDIGPALSSAWDECSSGGVVYIPPGDYAISTWVKLSGCKACAIQLDGIIYRTGSDGGNMIMIEHSSDFELFSSTSKGAIQGYGYEFHAEGSSDGPRILRLYDVSDFSVHDVALVDAPVFHLSLDTCSNGEVYNMAIRGGDSGGLDGIDVWSENVWIHDVEVTNKDECVTVKSPAKNILIESIYCNWSGGCGMGSLGTDTDISDIVYRNVYTWKSNQMYMVKSNGGSGTVSNLVLENFIGHGNAYSLDIDAEWSSMSAIDGDGVDLNNVTVRNWKGTAADGAQRGPIKVVCASGAPCTEVTIEDFAMWTESGDEQTYRCENAFGEGFCLQEGDGSSGYTTTQTASTAPSGYPAPRMPNDLDSAFGTDSEIPIPTIPTSFYPGATPYSALAGAAASAGSSTPAVSDRARATPAATGSVSLSLSSTANPTRVVSDVTSSIPPLPSSPSSLDGDSQPLTEPHGHSHHKHRCRAH
- a CDS encoding uncharacterized protein (COG:S;~EggNog:ENOG410PQB9), with the translated sequence MASFAYDHEAEFWGALINPDKSPSPLLEQLCLGIAQVITSFDNYAIPDLTPERLAAFYRKVGGNYDVLFLDTKPSALSFIYQRLGCFHSIQPTADPYKPPSIPALQPHGFVRWQTIQILLDPDEHVSYLQNAVERWDIFSPNGTVFPKSIPREAFPAEPDPEMIQWHETVSQKFEFDYWKKKRIYSPPSTFGTYQNQFSSPKESPTSSKEEEFVQSHHPRSSSSSYRYSVPADPQTSRRHQRRQSAEVPPSNLHKPQASQPRRSAEFAPNGYGSPRAPSPPAWPKHASSKSRGRERKTYSRPVSPDQIHGHSSSDASSEDSGTATGEPASPSPRHDYHRNLSPPYAPNTRRHSHEAYSRRPREASPEPQRRYAYRDAYNSGSNRMYDSDSGRGPRQPRGYIDEVRQSRTPVPDPGPGHSGYRDPVYGGSSTVPTSPVYGHAHPVHPGHPRFVNVGSPGYMVHPQSELDANVMDDPRRSSYRGGSLTPNPSGSTTYGRPRFASVGDFQPPRWASMHAPGPGPPPGLGSGPVNGGRGVPPGMIEADYGRRSTIYDR
- a CDS encoding putative sugar transporter (COG:G;~EggNog:ENOG410PHMS;~InterPro:IPR020846,IPR011701,IPR036259;~PFAM:PF07690;~TransMembrane:11 (o58-81i93-112o132-157i178-201o221-242i333-356o376-396i408-426o432-453i465-484o496-515i);~go_function: GO:0022857 - transmembrane transporter activity [Evidence IEA];~go_process: GO:0055085 - transmembrane transport [Evidence IEA]), which gives rise to MSLNTESEPSSPNLAPVSETVPLNRSADLDASSAYKLNANVLNRAIQDIGMGRYQWQLFGVVGFGWACDNLWPIVTSLILLPVTYEFRVSQPPLLLLAQNLGLLLGALFWGFGCDIFGRRMAFNMTIGITAVFSLAAAASPGFTAVCILAALWSIGVGGNLPVDSAIFLEFLPGSHQYLLTILSINWALAQFLANIVAWMLVGRYTCPSADGCTRSENVGWRYFIATMGGLALLMSVTRYFFFTLLESPKFLMGKGEHYDAVAVVHEVAKRNGKSCNLTTDELQDCSIGENGDGRREHYYHRRGLTLRDRLKLLLEPFTLTQLQSLFSTRRRALATTLLVCIWGLIGIAFPLYNAFLPYLQQERGIEFGDGSTYLTYRNSLIIAVASIPGSLAGGVMVEMRSLGRKGTLTLATIMTGVFLLASTTATTSSTLLGWNCAYGFSSSLVYAVLYAYTPEIFESRNRGTGNAIVSAANRLGGILAPLVAMGTDLKSTAPVYVSGVIFLVAGGLVPLVPYESRGRASV
- a CDS encoding TDT family transporter (COG:P;~EggNog:ENOG410PI7D;~InterPro:IPR004695,IPR038665;~PFAM:PF03595;~TransMembrane:9 (i32-50o56-81i102-126o132-156i168-192o198-224i236-256o307-325i332-351o);~go_component: GO:0016021 - integral component of membrane [Evidence IEA];~go_process: GO:0055085 - transmembrane transport [Evidence IEA]), with the translated sequence MAAEGPDLDPIPPEITKNDVGWRRVVRNFTPSWFSVTMGTGIVSMLLYMLPYNGRWLHWVSAVVFALNVLLFVVACIISALRYALYPEIFWAMISHPVQSMFIGTVPMGFATIVNMFCFICVPAWGSWAQTFAWTIWIIDAVVSVVTALSLPFALMSRKDETQLSSMTAVWLLPIVSCPVAASSGAIVADILPNPQHALWTVIASYVLWGIGLPLALMVMVIYLQRLTLHKIPPKAMIVSVFLPLGPFGSGGYAYVNPFFPYELGNPIYNSQGDEAWKSRTDDLPPDSDARGAIRANVPCDGFPGRAHFVGFWFGVALLCVRFYCTMQDVPIQYWMVGVHFSHWGVCFMYLPDRSGASISVLSGFRDNHVDLRSFVMDRGQCRDFEGGDIRSDVPCTMFSGVKAQGG